The region TTCATCATATGGCTGCGGCTGCGGCTGTGGCCTTGAAAACCTTCCGGGAGTTTCAGCCCGTGATTTGGAGTTCGCCTTGACTTGCTGCCATTCTGATTTGAGATTGAAGATTTCTCCTTATGCTGTTTTTTGACAGCACCAGTCACAATTTCAAACACAGTTGGCAGATCGTTGATCAAGTTGAAGAGCCGCTTCCTGTCGGCTTTATCTAATCCAAACCTAGCACCAAAGTAGAAGGAAACAGCAAGCAACCAAGCATCACTGTGGACAGCAACTAGAGATAACCAGTCCTTTTCCGGCATCCCATCCCTAGCGAAGTTGATTCCTAAAGCAGGCTCAGGGAGTTCTGGTGGTACTTCTTCAGCAGGTAAATGAACCTCCCATTGCTCACTAGGAAACCCGTACAAGCACAAATTCTCCTTTTCAGGATCGCACTGCTGATAAAACTCTTCAACATCTCGagaagtgaaaaataaataagaagaaCGAGACCAGAAGTGAGAGCTTTCCAACTGAATttggttgaggtgtttaagtttCCCTAAATTAGGGTTATGCATGCAATGAACATTATCCAATGTTGGTGTGACGCCCCGACTTTTCCTATTtcttttaagttagtttttggATGACCGTCAAACTTTTAGTCGAATAtcgtttatttattttgagagtttatggaattattttttttagagcTCGTGTTTTCCTTAAGCCTTACTTGATTAGAGAGTAGAGAATTTTAAGTAGCAATAGAAGTGGAATTTTGTGAATGCTCGAAAATTATTGGAGATTCTTGTTGCATAAGAAATCGAGGAATGTTACATGATTTTTGAggagaaaatagaatttaaatttatgtttagccaaagaataaaattttagaGCCTATAATGTATTTTTATGCACCCAGCCCAATTTTCTTTCTATGAAACTACTTTTGGAGAATCCAATATGAGACCAATCGTAGATATGCTCAAATTTGCTCAAATCTTCCATTTAAATCTCTTCCCTGAGAATTAGGAGGCATTCAGTAACATATTCACCTATCTACATATATATACACCCCCACACGTCTCCCACCTTTCAGAAaccttgaaaaaaaatatagagaaagaaccgagttggagaagagatttttctgccgcctaagaaggtaatcaccgatcaattccTAGCATTGAattccttgcattcatttaggataaTTCTGAATCATCGTGCTCTGTACACAGTGTCAGTTTTTAAGTTTAGCCCTTTGTCTCCTCCGAGAAACAAATATTAGGAGAATTAGAatttagaattagaattagaattagaattagaattacaattacaatgatTTTTTTGGGGGGGAGAGGACTTACCGCCGGGAGAGAAGAGTAGCGACGGAGGTGAGACGGCTGCTGCGATGGAACTTGCGGCGTTCAGGCGTGTGAAACGGAGACGACGAGACCGCCGCTGTACAAGTCCAGCAGAGGACGCAAAtcaccgagagagagagagaggaagttGGAGTCATGATCTGTACTTCTAAATCTGGGATTTGTAGCTCCGGTTTTGAGACATCAAATTgagaagagaaaagagaaaaaggggcggagggagtaatgTACTTTTCATCTTTTTACTTTTGGTTTGGTAGGTGAAGATAGTGACGAGAGTTTAGTATAGGTTTGGACCCTTATTTTAAGTATTGGGCCTTAAATATTTTGAGATGTGGTTACTACTTTGGGCCAGCTTTTTAATTTTGAGTTTGGGTCGGCAAAGTGGGGTATCTTCATTGATGGGTTGGAAATTCTTGTTTTATGGGTCAACTAAATCAGTTTATGCCAATGAATTAAGTAGTTTTCGTGTGGATACTGACCCGGGTTTAATATAAGAGAATTTAGAAATTTCCTTTAGAATGAGCAAGAGAACTAGACGAGCACTCACGTAGGATGTatgcattctaatttaattagatGTTTTCTCGAGTTTTGatgagtttcatttttatttcaaaagggTTTTCTTTCGCTAGCGAGTTAAGGCGGAGTAAGAATTTTCAAGTTAAGAATtgtaagagaacgaggtgggctttctataTCCTACATTATTGTGTAGGCATACTTTTAAATTTACGCAATATCTTTCAAGTATGAGTTATGTGattaaattccaaatatattgtgtcatgccgtattttgtttttgtggaTGTGCCTATCTGATCGCCCTAGTGGGaagtgagtccctactagaagttatgagtttaatcgaattcgggtttgtctagGGAGTAAGTCTctattcaagctagtgtacacagaggggattgtgcgctatctttcgagttggccggtccagtgatccagaatgtggccacgttctcgtttcacatatgaggttcagatatggtacgaggagagagaaaaaaatgggttgcggccatacttttgagcgagaaaatgttttggtgacttggccttttataaaaccccgagtttacttttaaatgctgacacaatattttatgaaaattattttggcatgtgttcactgggtgcatcaagtactcagaccctgcatttctttttaaaaatgtgcaggttgagcgtgacgggtgcggtgggtgtgagcaagaccgttgaagaaatttaagtgtttagaatttgtcatgtcttcacacgtggcatattccttctctcaaatgcttccgctgagtaaTTGTCCTTTTGAGATCTTGTATCGCtgagataatatttatttttgaatttttaattgttgagatactctgattttattcgagctattcccatttgtttcgagctatggtcgatttgtgttgttttcccctttcttcctcgcttctttaatcctcccctagtcgcgatcaaccgtgttttctatccttagaaaatgcgggcatGACAATTGGCTTTAGGATTCTGCGTGATTTATGATAAAGTGGTGTGATGGATCCTGAAAATCCAGTTTGCACCAGTAGGATGTGTGTTTGACATGtgaattatgatttttttttctagaacTTGTTAAGAACATTCTAACTATTACTAGTTCTATGCAACAAATTTCTTGTTatatttgtattatttcttttatcatttatactttaagtaagttagtaTAGGTGCACTTGCAATCTTGCATTTTGTATAGGCGCACTTGCATTTTTGCAACTTAAATACATGTATTATAATCTTCATAAGGAATGTTCAAATGTGCAGGCGATGAAAGTAGTTCTTCTGATTGTGGAGAGTACCGAGGTGCTTCAAGTGTTTCGGAAGAGCCCTCCAGTCCTAGAAGTGAAATACAGTACTTTCCAGTTTCTGGTTAGAAACAAATCCTGAACAGATTTAACAGTGTTGAACTACATGATGAACTCGATATGAAATAAAAGATGTAGAGCGGAATGCAGCTTATAAGATTGTTTACTTAGTAATAATGCTGAACCTGAAATATATTAGCATCACCAGACGGAATTTCTAATTTAAATGATCATTGTTCTTTACCAGTTCAGTCACATGAATATCTTTCCCTTGAAATTTAGATCTCCTAATTTCAGGACAATTCTCTAGGGAGATGATGGTTAATATGCTGTATCTTGAGGTGATAAGATCTGTTGGATTCATTAGTAGACCATAAGGAGATCAATTTTGCTGCTGATTATTTATGTAGAAGTTCTTTTGGTAGCAATGAAACCATTTATTTTGCTTTAGTGATTGAGTAAGTGAATGTACTGTGCAATGGAATTGGTGAAACCTGAATCCTTGAGTCCTCTAAATGCTGGTGTTTATCATAATGAGTACTGTAGGCTAAATTATTTCCTGCTAAAACTTGTGCATATGGGGACAAAATCATTGCAGTATTCCTCATAATGAGTTATTGATCTCTTGTGTGGACCGCTAATTAATTGATCTCTGACTCTCTTAGCTAGCACAGAGGAAGCTGATCATATCAAGACACAATATGAACAGAGCTATCCTGCTCCAGGAGAACCTGTATGCGTTATGTGGAAATTATGGGGAGTACATATGCAATGAGGTGAGGCATCTAGGATTTTACTTTGCTTTTGTTCCCTCTATGAATAACTTTTAGTACCTgattaagtttgtgaccttttGTCATTGTAGACTGATGACGATATATGCAGCATGGAGTGCAAAGCTCAACTTCTTCAGAGGATTAAGTTCCAAAAGGTTCTTCTTTCTCTTGGTGTAACAATACACTCATTATGTTTTTTCATTATCTTCCTTTCGAGTTTTGACTTAAAACCTACTTCCAGGCCCCCAAAGTGAGCAACTCCAAGTTGCACCATTATCTACACATCGATGTACATTGGAGGTGCCTGAATCTGGAGGGGACACATGGGATCATGATAGGCATCGCTGGTCAAAGAAGATATCTTGGCTTTGCACTTATGAATGGTATAATCAGCTATTTATGCACTTTTGTGAAAATTTGCAAGCAGTTAATGTCTGATTCGCCAAGACTCAGATGTTGAACTTCTATTGTATCTGGATCTCGTACTGGGGAGTTCTCTGTTGTAGTTGGAAGTGCAAGAAGCCTGGACATCTTCCAGAGGACTGATTGATGTTGACATCTGGTGGATCCTGTCGAGCAGGCGAGGCATGCAACCAGTTCTTTTCTCGTGATAGAAACCGTAACTTTTTGTTTTGTCTAAGTTCAACATTTTATTAATCATGGAATTTTTCTTTACAGGTTGCTATGGTACAAAACAGATCCAATACAGCATCGAGAGATCTTCTTGATTTGTACAGAAGGTCCTTGTGTGCATAATTTGCTCTCATTTTCTGTTAAATTTTCTTCTGCAGTCCTTACTTTGTTGATGTGAAGTAGGGCTTGTTGCAAACTCACAACACACCTTTTCTTCTGCCAATGTCTATGGCATCTGATCAAGTTGACACATTTCTAGGTGAATGGTCAGCATGAAAAGTCTTATCTTATAAGCTGGACCGCAAGCAATCTAGTAGTACATGAAATTTGAGATGAAATTTCCCAGACCACAATTAGTGCCCATTGTAAAACTGTGTCCATTTTTCTGAGTTTGGAATGTTTGTTaaaattatacattatttaatattttttggttACATAGCTTGAAAATCGAATACGACGTTGAGTAGAGCACCAATTGTAGACCAGAGATCTTCACATCATACCATTTAtcttataaaatgaaaaatatggcTTGAGAAGTCTACTTGCATCTCGATTATTTTAGGAATAGGGAAATAAACAGAGAAACCACTGGTTTTCAGTGTCTATGAAGAAGCGCGCTGAACTGGCtgattatatattttcattAGATAGTTAGATTTGAGTTTGAATGATACATATGACATGCTGTCTGTATCTGCTGATGCCACCAAATTGGGAAGAATTTCTTGAATGCAAGGTGTAACACATGTCGTGGATCAACCACTTTGGCTGCTTGTCTAGGCTGTAAGAATAACTTTTGTGATTGGTAAGCCCTTTTACAATCTCTTCTCCTAATTCAACACAATCCTTTGGTTGATGTGCATTAATATTTCTTTATTGCACTGGATGGATAAACAAGCTTCTTCTCATCTGTTAGTATATACATCTTGACTAGTTTAAGAATACAGAAGAATATTAGCAATGGTTCTCTAGGCACGGGAATATACTATTACTATATCATCTTAATCTGTCTGGTAATGTTCATCAGTTTTGCTTTCCTATATTTTCACCTGTTATGAGATacgaaaatgcatcattctCTGAGTGATCTATTAATATAGGCTTCTCActtctttttataaatttagACGTGTTTATTTTAATCAAACTGATTGATGGAAGCCAATTTTATTGCCTCTCATTCCTCATTCTTGCATATTGTTTTGTTCTAGACTTCTAGCTATTCTGCAATTATTTCAACCCATGGTACAATCAATCAGTATGGAGAGTGTGAACCCATATCTTctatattttcaattatttagaAGAATTACTCATGCTCATCATTAGGGGCTCACGTGATTTGGTTGATGGCCTTTTTAATCTTTATAGCTTCCAcaaattattttctatatctattaCTTGAAGACAATAGAATGAGTGATGGCCTTGAGTTTTCAGTGCAGATCATCTGAGTGAACACATCACGGAAAATCAAATACATCAACAATTTTATTCGTATAAACTTAACTGTCTGGTaagaatttatttttctttcttatttttttctgagAATCAGTTTGGGTATCTTTGATTGTTTGTTCCATCATGCTGGGGGCTGAGAGATATGGGAATTATCTATCAGAAGCTCTGCAAATCTAATTTGTATCTATTTCTGTTTTTGGTTGCTTGGGAAATCGTGCTTGTAGAATATTTCCAGTGTACCACATTTGGATGATGTTAGAGGAGTTTGTGCATATAATCTGATCTTATCAACTAGTATCAAGTAAATGAGGCACATATAAAGTTATATGGAACGGTATCTAGTAATTTCATTGGAACACACATACAATGGGAAGAACGGAAAAGAAATAAGGACTTGATCGTCTTAGAAATTTAACCTTGTACCCCCCCTGTTCTTTAAACATAgcaactctttccatttttgtccGACTCCTTAAAATTATGCACTTTCTAGTTTAGGAAACTTTTTTCTTCCTAATAAGGTGGAATCCTTCTCCACTAACgatacttcaatcactttttctttctatctttctcttactttaccaattgtgcattaaaacccatgccaTTTCAAAAGTTGCTACTTTtaaaggacggagggagtatgagatAGCTGATGCCTCATATCACCATAACACCATTCACCTTTCTGCTTGAATTGCAGAACAGAAGTGGTTGTGGAAGATGGTAGTATGACGCTTTTATGTTTAGTTTATGGCTCATAGTGTTATTACAAGCTAAAGAGGATGGAAAGAACACGGTTATTTTAGAAGAAATTGTTGCACTACTCTATGTGTTTCCTTTGCTGCttgtctttctttctttcttttttcttttttttggcttGGATGACGGCTACTAGTTATTAACTCCTTTTTTCATCACAGGTTAAATGTTGTAAGTCGACTTGCCTGGTGACTAGTATCAAGGATCTCTTAGCTTGTCATTATTGTTTTGATAAAgcttttgacaagttctatgATATGTACTCCGCAACGTGGTAAGTGATGCTCCAACCAACCTGCTGCATATTTGCATAAGCTCCTTCGTTTCTTGTTTCACGTTACCACTCTTTGCACGAAACAAATGCTTTTCCTTGGCTGACAGTACGAATAATTCCCTTGTGATAAACTCGTTATCTGCTTTGAACTTTCCTGAAACTGGGGAAGGTCGCCTTCATCCTCTAGTTTCAGATCGCATTCATCATCCCACAATGTTAAAGAAAATTGTCAAATCATGGAATTGACTCCCAAGAGATATAAGGAAAAACATGTTTATGCATGTCTGATTTCATATTTCCCTCCAACTTCATTTCAGGATCATATATGCTTAACCCAAAAGCTTAGATAAAGTTGTAAAATAGCTAATATTTCTCTCAGGCTCTCGTCGTGATCTCTAGCCATCTTTAAAGGATTGAATACTGACAAATGCAATTTTGCTTGTAGGAAACCTGCTGGACTATCAATCATTGGGAATTCTATCTGCTGTGAAGATCACTTTGAGTGGTTTGTAATTGTTTGCTACTAATATTGCCAACAACATGTTTTATCTCAGAGTTTTCAGGTTCTGATAAAACAATATTGATTTCTCAGGCATCGGATGAACTGTTTGAACGCAAATGTAGAAGATAACGCCTATATTTTAAAGAATAAAAACGTCAGGGACAAGAAATGCGCGCAGCTGCGCGACTTTATGTTTTGAAAGTGTAAGTCAGTGGATTTTTGTAATATCCCaaattttgtgacatttatttaagatatgtcgattggaaatttcatttatgaaatttaaattgttgctacgtgattgagtttgattatgtggaataa is a window of Salvia splendens isolate huo1 chromosome 3, SspV2, whole genome shotgun sequence DNA encoding:
- the LOC121795679 gene encoding uncharacterized protein LOC121795679, whose translation is MLTSGGSCRAGEVAMVQNRSNTASRDLLDLYRRCHQIGKNFLNARCNTCRGSTTLAACLGCKNNFCDCADHLSEHITENQIHQQFYSYKLNCLVKCCKSTCLVTSIKDLLACHYCFDKAFDKFYDMYSATWKPAGLSIIGNSICCEDHFEWHRMNCLNANVEDNAYILKNKNVRDKKCAQLRDFMF